A region of Candidatus Bathyarchaeia archaeon DNA encodes the following proteins:
- a CDS encoding DUF87 domain-containing protein, translating into MSQGGLPDLRRIGIVASGATELSATVILSEGEEKRVKAEDLALIDNKGGNKVLAVCRGGEACNENLKTGSFSPGVAYAKIGRYPSNAKEFYAFGLTIIGDVTQGLQQNKTVIAPSSDVYVFEEEDDPMSYLGQGPYTIGHYKEHPSWKVPINERYIPYHIGVFGITGAGKSFLARYQIVPLLRKTGYDVLIFDWKGSDYAPYYPHVLEFSEIGLDDDTIVNYLTSKLDYFGYYSGDYKYRNPIKDALETVIYEGEWRNVPLNGLKEHLTREVLEVIRSDSLTKDGELSSYGRSMIRRFLKHMQRLDVKALKNVRGELTPSKILEAAKNRGILVLDVSLSGKDEKLSVFLSIANYLKELMERRERLNLALLIDEGPQYCPFMPRGLEAETTEVISQLCALGRSYNLSITLLSQGIAGEIGINAAIRRNLNTQFIGKIHPLDMDEAGKLLGQLDIDPRFLVTMPDGYFYFLGKMNPS; encoded by the coding sequence ATGAGTCAAGGAGGTCTTCCAGATTTGCGGAGAATCGGCATCGTGGCAAGCGGGGCGACAGAGTTGTCGGCGACGGTGATCCTCAGCGAAGGGGAGGAGAAAAGGGTGAAGGCTGAAGACTTGGCGCTCATCGACAATAAGGGTGGGAACAAGGTTCTCGCGGTCTGCCGAGGCGGTGAAGCGTGTAATGAGAACTTGAAGACAGGGTCCTTCTCTCCTGGGGTAGCGTACGCGAAGATCGGCCGATATCCCTCCAATGCTAAGGAGTTTTACGCCTTCGGGTTAACCATCATCGGCGATGTCACCCAGGGTTTACAGCAGAATAAGACGGTTATCGCACCCTCCTCCGATGTCTACGTGTTTGAGGAAGAAGACGACCCCATGAGCTACCTAGGCCAAGGCCCTTACACCATTGGACATTACAAGGAGCACCCCAGCTGGAAAGTTCCCATAAACGAACGCTACATACCCTACCACATCGGGGTGTTCGGCATCACTGGGGCTGGTAAAAGCTTCCTAGCCCGATATCAAATAGTCCCACTGCTGAGGAAAACGGGATACGACGTGTTAATCTTCGACTGGAAAGGCTCCGACTACGCCCCATATTATCCACATGTATTGGAGTTCAGTGAGATCGGTTTGGACGACGACACCATCGTCAACTACTTGACCTCTAAACTAGACTACTTCGGATACTATTCTGGGGACTACAAGTATCGGAACCCCATCAAAGACGCGTTGGAAACCGTAATATACGAAGGGGAGTGGCGGAACGTTCCACTGAACGGTTTAAAGGAGCATTTAACCCGGGAGGTTTTGGAGGTCATCAGGTCCGACAGCCTCACCAAGGATGGGGAGCTCAGCAGCTATGGTCGATCGATGATCAGAAGGTTCCTTAAACACATGCAACGGCTGGACGTGAAAGCCCTTAAAAACGTTCGCGGCGAGTTAACCCCGTCAAAGATCCTTGAAGCCGCTAAGAACAGAGGGATCCTAGTCTTAGATGTGAGCCTCTCGGGAAAAGATGAAAAGCTCTCGGTCTTCCTGTCCATCGCCAACTACTTGAAGGAGCTGATGGAGCGCCGAGAGAGGTTGAACCTCGCGTTGCTCATCGATGAAGGCCCCCAATATTGCCCCTTCATGCCCAGGGGCCTTGAAGCCGAAACCACCGAGGTGATCTCCCAGCTATGCGCGCTGGGTCGAAGCTACAACCTTTCCATCACCCTTCTATCCCAAGGGATAGCTGGCGAAATCGGCATTAACGCCGCCATCCGTCGAAACCTTAACACTCAGTTCATAGGGAAAATCCATCCCCTCGACATGGATGAAGCTGGAAAACTGCTGGGACAACTGGACATCGACCCTAGGTTTCTCGTAACCATGCCCGACGGATACTTCTACTTCCTAGGCAAAATGAACCCCTCCC
- a CDS encoding PAC2 family protein yields MEIKYLVKPKGLVSDLVAAWPGMGMLAVITAEHLRKVLNADLVAEVYAPLNSIAFKDGVLGESAMESKLYLADGGDWRLLICIGDSQPLTAPEVYDLAESVVQVAKELGVKRVITAAATLSRFQSVPKVYGIVTNRELLSLLKECGIPPASGEGRITGLNGVLLDVAQKAGMDGICLLGQIRYVDVPQPRSASAVLKVLAKLLNLSIDVSDLEKEADRLDASIRDLMKPKVQPEKPTGKGLDYIG; encoded by the coding sequence ATGGAGATCAAGTATTTGGTTAAGCCTAAAGGGTTAGTTTCGGATTTGGTGGCTGCTTGGCCGGGGATGGGTATGCTAGCGGTCATCACTGCGGAGCATTTAAGGAAGGTGTTGAACGCGGACTTAGTGGCCGAGGTTTACGCGCCCCTTAACAGTATCGCCTTTAAAGATGGCGTCCTAGGTGAATCAGCCATGGAGAGTAAGCTGTACCTAGCCGATGGTGGGGATTGGAGGCTTCTAATCTGCATAGGGGACTCGCAGCCGTTAACCGCTCCCGAGGTTTATGACTTGGCGGAAAGCGTTGTCCAAGTGGCGAAGGAGCTGGGTGTGAAGAGGGTCATCACCGCCGCGGCTACCCTATCTCGTTTTCAAAGCGTTCCTAAAGTGTACGGCATCGTCACAAACAGAGAGCTTCTCTCCCTACTGAAGGAGTGTGGTATACCGCCGGCGTCTGGAGAGGGCAGAATCACGGGTTTAAACGGCGTCCTCCTCGACGTCGCCCAGAAAGCGGGGATGGATGGCATCTGCCTTCTAGGTCAGATCAGATACGTGGACGTTCCCCAGCCACGGTCAGCCAGCGCCGTGCTTAAAGTCCTCGCCAAACTCCTCAACCTGTCCATAGATGTATCCGATCTAGAAAAGGAGGCTGATCGATTGGACGCCTCCATCAGAGACCTAATGAAACCCAAAGTCCAGCCGGAGAAACCTACTGGGAAAGGCTTAGACTACATAGGCTAA